One stretch of Miscanthus floridulus cultivar M001 chromosome 18, ASM1932011v1, whole genome shotgun sequence DNA includes these proteins:
- the LOC136521834 gene encoding uncharacterized protein: protein MLALIPPVSSIGALAFHRSLPLPLLLRDPLLRRAPPLARSLMAFSTDPAAVEEKVEAEDEALPTAVAAAAAAGDWGDVSHEEWRRWGTSSPLPAAVASVIHELLEMEAAAGEKMRFGGVGSKLKGNFKDVEDKKHRAVYERLADSDQKLQYFSARQIGCRLLGCRGYLCQKCWLPTEDCMCTNIVPCNLWKGMKFWLYMHPKDFLRQNNTGKLLWQVFGIQAAQLCLFGIQEHEDIMWDAFQSSGKGKISVLYPNKSTTPKTVKDLEFDGLSLTSDLHESLQDEPFNFVLLDGTWSNSAALYRRLKERWTAIWGDEDIPCIALSTLCASVMHKLRPQPAWDRTCTAAAAAGLLWELNLRPELSAFELEKQAEAVECSLGILLDALTVRRVRLGRSITRKQRHNRNCI, encoded by the exons ATGCTTGCTCTTATTCCTCCCGTCTCCTCCATCGGTGCCCTCGCCTTCCACCGCAGCCTCCCACTGCCCCTCCTACTGCGGGATCCCCTACTGCGGCGGGCGCCTCCCCTCGCGCGCTCCCTCATGGCCTTCTCCACCGATCCGGCAGCGGTCGAAGAGAAGGTGGAAGCGGAGGACGAAGCCCTCCCCacggccgtcgccgccgccgccgccgccggagattGGGGTGATGTGAGCCACGAGGAGTGGCGGCGCTGGGGCACCTCCTCGCCGCTCCCGGCCGCGGTGGCCAGTGTAATCCACGAGCTGCTCGAGATGGAGGCCGCCGCCGGCGAGAAGATGCGCTTCGGCGGCGTCGGCTCGAAGCTAAAG GGCAATTTCAAGGACGTGGAGGACAAGAAGCACAGGGCTGTCTACGAGAGGCTCGCCGACTCTGACCAGAAGCTGCAGTACTTCTCCGCGCGGCAGATTGGCTGCCGTTTGCTAGGGTGCAGAGGGTATCTGTGCCAGAAG TGCTGGCTACCAACTGAAGACTGTATGTGCACAAATATTGTTCCTTGCAATCTTTGGAAGGGGATGAAATTCTGGCTATATATGCACCCAAAG GATTTTTTGCGCCAGAATAACACAGGAAAGTTACTCTGGCAAGTATTTGGCATCCAAGCTGCACAGTTATGCCTCTTTGGTATCCAAGAGCATGAGGATATCATGTGGGATGCATTTCAGAGTTCAG GAAAGGGGAAGATCTCAGTTCTATATCCAAACAAGAGTACCACCCCCAAGACAGTTAAAGACCTTGAATTTGATGGTTTGTCCTTGACATCTGACCTTCATGAG AGTTTGCAGGATGAACCTTTCAATTTTGTTTTGCTTGATGGTACCTGGAGTAATTCTGCTGCGCTGTACAGAAGGTTGAAG GAGAGATGGACTGCAATATGGGGAGATGAAGATATACCTTGTATCGCACTATCTACACTTTGTGCCTCAGTGATGCATAAACTACG GCCGCAGCCTGCGTGGGATCGTACCTGCACTGCGGCAGCTGCAGCTGGCCTCCTCTGGGAGTTGAACTTGCGGCCTGAGCTCAGCGCATTTGAGTTGGAAAAGCAAGCTGAGGCAGTGGAGTGCTCGTTAGGTATCTTGCTGGATGCTCTCACTGTCAGGCGGGTTCGTCTAGGCCGATCAATAACTCGAAAACAGAGACACAATAGAAACTGCATATAG
- the LOC136524578 gene encoding basic agglutinin-like, which yields MNHIGVDVNSIVSLAYVALLDASFNGTMLVWVRYDANMSTLSVTLWFDHLPELGLYNISATVDFKEAGLPQQATVRFSGATGDFIEHHQILSWSFESTLISVMIY from the coding sequence ATGAACCACATCGGCGTCGACGTCAACAGCATCGTGTCCCTCGCGTACGTGGCGCTTCTGGACGCGAGCTTCAACGGGACCATGTTGGTGTGGGTTAGGTACGACGCCAACATGAGCACGCTCTCGGTGACGCTATGGTTCGACCACCTGCCGGAGCTGGGCCTCTACAACATCAGCGCGACTGTCGACTTCAAGGAAGCTGGGCTACCGCAGCAAGCGACGGTCAGATTCTCTGGAGCCACCGGAGATTTCATCGAGCACCATCAGATCCTTTCGTGGTCATTCGAGTCCACTCTCATCAGTGTCATGATATATTAA
- the LOC136524579 gene encoding bark agglutinin I polypeptide B-like, with the protein MAMAKKQGRNNLLLLNMSSYYLLCRVPHATSLSFSYNFSNPGVLTSADLMYMSNATAASDRIDLTKDTTWSTDWVAYGQPVPLWDNSTGNSKVASFTSNFTFTIMPRNSTGQGDSMAFFVAPYPPTLL; encoded by the coding sequence ATGGCTATGGCTAAGAAGCAGGGAAGAAACAACCTTCTTCTCCTCAACATGTCCTCGTACTACCTGCTCTGCCGTGTTCCCCATGCCACCTCGCTTAGCTTTAGCTACAACTTCTCCAACCCTGGCGTCCTAACCAGTGCCGACCTCATGTACATGTCCAACGCCACCGCCGCCAGCGATCGGATCGACCTGACCAAGGACACGACCTGGAGCACCGACTGGGTGGCGTACGGGCAGCCTGTGCCTCTCTGGGACAACAGCACCGGCAATTCCAAGGTCGCCAGCTTCACTTCCAACTTCACCTTCACCATCATGCCACGCAACAGCACCGGCCAGGGCGACAGCATGGCGTTCTTCGTGGCGCCGTACCCACCGACTCTCCTGTAG